One segment of Nitrospirota bacterium DNA contains the following:
- a CDS encoding serine--tRNA ligase → EYVHTINGSGLAVGRSLVAILENYQQADGTVIIPEALRSYMGGMERIT, encoded by the coding sequence CGGAATATGTCCATACGATAAACGGTTCAGGGCTTGCAGTAGGCAGGTCACTTGTGGCAATATTAGAGAATTATCAGCAGGCAGACGGAACAGTAATAATACCTGAAGCTCTCAGGAGCTACATGGGGGGCATGGAAAGGATCACATGA